In Methanobrevibacter sp. TMH8, one genomic interval encodes:
- a CDS encoding NifB/NifX family molybdenum-iron cluster-binding protein: MKVAVASTDGKNIDLHFGDANQFFIFNIIGKEFLELRKKVELPLEDHSERWRASIDLLYDCKALLCKKIGKEPHIELRKKGIKVIVIDSKIDNALDECYNHLNLNIE, from the coding sequence ATGAAGGTAGCTGTTGCATCTACTGATGGAAAAAATATAGATCTTCATTTTGGAGATGCTAATCAATTTTTTATTTTTAACATCATTGGAAAAGAATTTTTAGAATTAAGAAAAAAAGTAGAACTTCCATTAGAAGATCATTCTGAAAGATGGAGGGCGTCAATTGATTTATTATACGATTGTAAAGCATTACTATGTAAAAAAATTGGGAAAGAACCTCATATTGAACTTAGAAAAAAAGGCATTAAGGTGATTGTTATTGATTCAAAAATAGATAATGCATTAGATGAATGCTATAATCACTTGAATTTAAATATTGAATAA
- a CDS encoding glutamate decarboxylase has translation MLSNKVSLKELKKKGKNTSIYGSRYVSEPIPKFEIPEEGMPSKAAYQLISDELNLDGNPNLNLASFVTTWMEDEADMLISQTNGKNFVDNDEYPQTQIIQNRVINMLARLFNAPHNCEFVGTSTIGSSEAIMLGILAHKWTWRENRKAKCADCSKPNIVMGADVHVVWEKFAKYFDVELRMVPMEENEYTLTADNVKEHIDENTIAVGVVLGTTFTGQIDQIQEINDLLEDVKDEKGWDIPIHVDGASGAFVIPFLDPDFEWDFRLSHVRSINVSGHKYGLVYPGVGWLIFKDKKFLSDDLVFEVNYLGGIIPTFNLNFSKGSSMIIAQYYNLLRLGKEGYSNIMNNLMETTTYLAETLENTGYFKLLDEELSLPILAIKLTDKVEKIDALGNLDVFEISRKLRGRGWLVPAYTLPHNSQKTAVLRIVIKENFTRDMADLLVNDIKNIFKTHEEVSTEDLDKKNPSINIF, from the coding sequence ATGCTTTCTAATAAAGTGAGTCTAAAAGAACTGAAAAAAAAGGGGAAGAATACTTCTATATATGGAAGTAGATATGTTTCTGAACCTATTCCTAAGTTTGAAATTCCAGAAGAGGGTATGCCTTCTAAAGCAGCTTATCAACTAATTAGTGATGAGTTAAATCTAGATGGAAATCCGAATTTAAATCTTGCAAGTTTTGTAACTACTTGGATGGAAGATGAAGCAGATATGTTGATTTCTCAAACCAATGGAAAAAATTTTGTAGATAATGATGAATATCCTCAAACACAAATCATACAAAATAGGGTAATAAACATGCTAGCACGTCTTTTTAATGCTCCACATAATTGTGAATTTGTAGGAACAAGTACTATTGGTTCTTCTGAAGCTATAATGCTAGGAATCCTTGCACATAAATGGACTTGGAGAGAAAATAGAAAAGCTAAATGTGCAGATTGTTCTAAACCAAATATAGTAATGGGTGCTGATGTTCATGTTGTATGGGAGAAGTTTGCAAAATACTTTGATGTTGAACTTCGTATGGTTCCAATGGAAGAAAATGAATATACTTTAACTGCAGACAATGTAAAGGAACATATTGATGAAAATACTATAGCTGTAGGAGTTGTTCTTGGGACTACTTTCACAGGACAAATAGATCAAATTCAAGAAATTAATGACCTTTTGGAAGATGTTAAAGATGAAAAAGGATGGGATATCCCTATTCATGTAGATGGTGCAAGTGGTGCATTTGTTATCCCATTTTTGGATCCTGACTTTGAATGGGATTTTAGATTGTCTCATGTAAGATCTATTAATGTTTCTGGCCATAAATATGGTCTTGTTTATCCTGGAGTAGGTTGGTTGATTTTTAAAGACAAAAAATTCCTTTCAGATGATTTAGTTTTTGAAGTTAATTATCTTGGAGGTATAATTCCAACTTTTAATCTTAATTTCTCAAAAGGAAGTAGTATGATAATAGCTCAATATTACAATCTTTTACGTCTTGGTAAGGAAGGATATTCAAATATTATGAATAATCTTATGGAAACTACTACTTATCTTGCGGAAACTCTTGAAAATACAGGTTACTTTAAGCTATTGGATGAAGAATTATCACTTCCAATTTTAGCTATTAAATTAACTGATAAAGTAGAAAAAATTGATGCTTTAGGGAATTTAGATGTATTTGAAATATCAAGAAAGCTTAGGGGACGAGGATGGTTAGTTCCAGCTTATACTCTCCCGCATAATTCTCAAAAAACTGCAGTTTTGAGAATTGTTATTAAAGAGAATTTTACAAGAGATATGGCTGATTTATTAGTTAATGATATAAAAAATATATTTAAAACTCATGAAGAAGTATCTACAGAAGATTTAGATAAGAAAAACCCTTCAATTAATATATTTTAA
- a CDS encoding nitrogenase component 1: protein MSSVNVIPRERSLIVNPLKTCQPLGAMYAVLGVEKGIPMVHGSQGCSSFVRYHLARHFREPIEIAVSSLHEAAAVFGGRKNINMGIKNIALRLKPNLIGAITTCSSEIIGDDVFGFVDTTKRELKEMVEEEKEKGTEDNYHGIDEIEVIPIPTPSFVGTHYTGYNVAVNSLIQNVTKPNDEENGKINLIPGLLNPGDVKELKHIMNSVGIGYTMLTDISDAFDAPIRPDKQNSPFFAKGGVTVEEIRDSSKASGSIAICKYAKSGAETLQNTHNVPAIIDSPPIGLKNTDLFLRNIQSLTDCEIPETVLDERGLLVDMMADVAARYLFDRNVAIFGDPDQVTGLARLVGELGMVPKMVCTGADEATFPEDMAKIAKETGAEIDVLNDQDMRAVELYVKDKENDIELMIGNSDGRFLSYETKIPLIRFGYPVYDRVGYHSHPIVGYRGAKRVTEMITNAVLEKYYEPTHWKLQQ from the coding sequence ATGAGTTCTGTAAATGTTATTCCAAGGGAGAGAAGTTTAATTGTCAACCCTCTTAAAACTTGTCAACCTCTTGGAGCTATGTATGCTGTTTTAGGTGTTGAAAAAGGAATACCAATGGTTCATGGTTCTCAAGGTTGTTCAAGTTTTGTAAGATATCATCTAGCTCGCCATTTCAGAGAACCTATTGAAATTGCGGTTTCATCACTTCACGAAGCTGCAGCTGTCTTCGGTGGAAGAAAAAACATTAATATGGGGATTAAAAATATAGCTTTAAGACTTAAACCAAATCTTATTGGAGCAATTACTACTTGTTCAAGTGAGATTATTGGTGATGATGTTTTTGGTTTTGTAGATACTACTAAAAGAGAACTTAAAGAAATGGTTGAAGAAGAGAAAGAAAAAGGAACAGAGGATAACTATCATGGAATTGATGAGATAGAAGTTATTCCAATCCCAACTCCAAGTTTTGTGGGAACTCATTATACTGGATATAATGTAGCTGTTAACTCACTTATTCAAAATGTTACAAAACCAAATGATGAAGAAAATGGAAAAATTAATCTTATTCCAGGGTTACTTAATCCTGGAGATGTTAAAGAGCTAAAACATATTATGAATTCAGTTGGTATTGGCTATACAATGCTTACAGATATTTCAGACGCATTTGATGCTCCAATAAGGCCAGATAAACAAAATTCTCCATTTTTCGCAAAAGGTGGAGTAACTGTTGAAGAAATTAGAGATAGCTCAAAAGCTTCTGGTTCAATAGCTATCTGTAAATATGCTAAATCAGGAGCTGAAACTCTTCAAAATACTCATAATGTTCCAGCTATCATAGATTCTCCTCCGATTGGACTTAAGAATACTGATTTGTTTCTTAGAAATATTCAATCTCTCACAGATTGTGAAATTCCTGAAACTGTTCTTGATGAGCGAGGTTTACTTGTTGATATGATGGCAGATGTTGCAGCAAGATATTTGTTTGATAGAAATGTTGCAATTTTTGGTGATCCTGATCAAGTAACTGGTCTTGCAAGATTGGTCGGTGAATTGGGTATGGTTCCTAAAATGGTTTGTACTGGGGCTGATGAAGCGACTTTTCCAGAAGATATGGCTAAAATAGCTAAGGAAACAGGAGCTGAAATTGATGTTTTAAATGATCAAGATATGAGAGCAGTTGAACTTTATGTTAAAGATAAAGAGAATGATATAGAATTAATGATTGGTAACTCTGATGGAAGATTCTTATCATACGAAACAAAGATTCCACTCATTCGTTTTGGTTATCCTGTTTATGATAGAGTTGGCTATCATTCACATCCAATTGTAGGATATAGAGGAGCTAAACGTGTAACTGAAATGATAACTAATGCAGTTTTAGAGAAATATTATGAACCTACTCATTGGAAATTGCAACAATAG
- the nifN gene encoding nitrogenase iron-molybdenum cofactor biosynthesis protein NifN has protein sequence MNNDINYCGNFLDTKKTENDKNNKIIENDENNKIIENIEDNESNEYIRKKKFAVVNPTKMCQPMGAIQAIMGLKNAMPLIHGSQGCATYMRFQLIRHFREPIEVASTSLNEKTVIYGGEPNLLKGLKNISEKQNPDIICVMSSCLTETIGDDISGIIAKFQDANIGLNLPEMVSVSTPSFAGSHIDGYDSAVLELVRHFARVGVDNDKINLIMGNLSPGDINQVKDLMNDLGVESIILTDTSLNLDAPLDESTLELHEFGTTIEEIRDTPNSKATIALSKHVDSAGKYLENNFGVKSFGDKLPIGIKNTDEFIGKIVDVSDIAIPEKIIRDRGRLCDILVDSHAYNYGKKVAIFGDPDMVIGIAYMVSEMGMIPEILSIGVESEKFMEDVKVLSKDISYKPIVLNNSDLYDLEEFLEDHKNEHKVDVLIGNAYGASIADKLNIPLFRIGFPIFDRVGTQRISIMCYNGGIKFVDDLTNMMIDHYYDSEGYKLINEDEVYFNHSDIESCETRDEISYNS, from the coding sequence ATGAATAATGATATAAATTATTGTGGAAATTTTCTAGATACTAAAAAAACTGAAAATGATAAGAATAATAAGATTATTGAAAATGATGAGAATAATAAAATTATTGAGAATATCGAAGATAATGAGAGTAATGAATATATAAGGAAAAAAAAGTTTGCTGTTGTAAATCCAACTAAAATGTGTCAACCAATGGGAGCTATACAAGCTATTATGGGTTTAAAAAATGCAATGCCGCTTATTCATGGTTCTCAAGGTTGTGCTACTTACATGCGTTTTCAGCTAATTAGGCACTTTAGAGAGCCAATTGAAGTAGCTTCAACTTCTCTTAATGAAAAAACAGTTATCTATGGTGGAGAACCTAATTTACTCAAAGGATTAAAAAACATTTCAGAAAAGCAAAATCCAGATATTATTTGTGTAATGAGTAGCTGTTTAACTGAAACAATTGGAGATGATATTTCTGGGATAATAGCTAAATTTCAAGATGCAAATATTGGTTTAAATCTACCTGAGATGGTTTCTGTTTCAACTCCAAGTTTTGCAGGTTCTCATATTGATGGATATGATAGTGCTGTTCTTGAGCTTGTAAGACATTTTGCTCGAGTTGGTGTAGATAATGATAAAATAAATTTAATTATGGGAAATTTATCTCCTGGAGACATTAATCAAGTTAAAGACTTAATGAATGATCTTGGTGTTGAGAGTATTATTTTAACTGATACTTCTTTAAATCTTGATGCTCCATTAGATGAGAGTACATTAGAATTGCATGAATTTGGAACTACAATTGAGGAGATTAGAGATACTCCTAATTCTAAAGCTACAATTGCCTTATCAAAACATGTTGATTCAGCTGGAAAATATCTTGAAAATAATTTTGGTGTTAAATCATTTGGAGACAAGTTGCCTATTGGGATTAAAAACACTGACGAATTTATAGGAAAAATTGTTGATGTTTCAGATATAGCTATTCCTGAGAAGATAATTCGGGATAGAGGAAGATTATGTGATATTTTAGTTGATTCTCATGCATATAATTATGGTAAAAAAGTAGCTATCTTCGGTGATCCTGATATGGTGATTGGAATAGCTTATATGGTTAGTGAAATGGGTATGATTCCAGAAATACTCTCCATTGGCGTTGAAAGTGAAAAATTCATGGAAGATGTTAAAGTTCTTTCAAAAGATATTAGCTATAAACCAATAGTTTTAAACAATAGCGACCTTTACGATTTAGAAGAATTTTTAGAGGATCATAAAAATGAACATAAAGTCGATGTTCTAATTGGAAATGCTTATGGGGCATCAATAGCTGATAAATTGAATATTCCACTATTTAGGATAGGTTTCCCAATTTTTGACAGAGTTGGAACTCAAAGAATATCTATAATGTGTTATAATGGTGGAATAAAGTTTGTTGATGATTTAACTAATATGATGATAGATCATTATTATGATAGTGAAGGATATAAGCTAATTAATGAGGATGAGGTTTATTTCAATCATAGTGATATAGAATCTTGTGAAACTCGGGATGAAATTAGTTATAATAGTTGA
- the nifE gene encoding nitrogenase iron-molybdenum cofactor biosynthesis protein NifE, with amino-acid sequence MEKNDCNEQIIDTFDERQSHMCIKGGGLSLPECDTPGIPGTVTQRTCVFGGARIVLMPITDSIHLVHGPIGCASCTWDIRGSKSSGSKLYKQGCSSDLKEKDIVFGGERKLYDSIIELNRLHKPGAIFVYATCVSGVIGDDIVSVCKEAQKITGIRVIPVQSEGFQDHNKTKGHWIGCDALIDNVIGTSEPDPKSITPHDINIIGEFNVAGDLWGIEPLLEYLGLNIISTITGDSKVEDIAKSHRAKLNIVQCQKSSNYLAKKMEKKYGIPSIKVNFFGIQSTISSITEIVEFFGNEEMKNKANILIENGLESLDEKLYPYRERLTGKTVGLFVGGNKAWSLVRAFEELGMKVIMSGTKNGIKEDYENIKNVVNEGTLIIDDANSTELRRLLDKFKPDLLISGAKEKYIALKMGIGFCDFNHDRISAFAGFKGFLEFAKEVDGAVSTNVWNVVNKGFNE; translated from the coding sequence ATGGAAAAAAATGATTGTAATGAACAAATAATAGATACATTTGATGAACGTCAAAGTCATATGTGTATTAAAGGTGGAGGATTATCTCTTCCAGAATGCGATACTCCAGGGATTCCTGGAACAGTGACTCAGAGAACTTGTGTGTTTGGGGGAGCAAGGATAGTGCTTATGCCAATCACTGATTCAATACATCTTGTTCACGGTCCAATTGGTTGTGCATCATGTACTTGGGATATTAGGGGAAGTAAATCCTCAGGATCTAAATTATACAAACAAGGATGTTCTAGTGACCTAAAAGAAAAAGACATAGTTTTTGGAGGTGAAAGAAAGTTGTATGACTCAATAATTGAACTTAACAGATTACACAAACCTGGAGCTATTTTTGTATATGCAACCTGTGTTTCAGGAGTTATTGGTGATGATATAGTTAGTGTATGTAAAGAAGCTCAAAAAATTACAGGAATTCGTGTTATACCGGTTCAATCAGAAGGTTTCCAGGATCATAATAAAACCAAAGGTCATTGGATTGGTTGTGATGCTTTAATTGACAATGTTATCGGGACATCAGAACCAGATCCAAAATCGATAACACCTCATGATATTAATATTATCGGTGAATTTAATGTAGCTGGTGATTTATGGGGGATAGAACCTTTACTTGAATATCTTGGTTTGAATATTATAAGTACAATTACTGGAGATTCTAAAGTTGAGGATATAGCTAAATCTCACAGAGCAAAACTGAATATTGTTCAATGTCAAAAATCTTCAAACTATTTAGCTAAAAAAATGGAGAAAAAATATGGAATTCCATCTATTAAAGTTAATTTTTTTGGGATTCAAAGTACAATAAGTTCTATAACTGAAATTGTAGAGTTTTTTGGCAATGAAGAGATGAAAAATAAAGCTAATATCTTAATTGAGAATGGATTAGAGTCACTTGATGAAAAATTATATCCTTATAGAGAAAGGTTAACTGGTAAAACTGTTGGACTTTTTGTTGGTGGAAATAAGGCATGGTCATTAGTTCGAGCTTTTGAAGAGCTTGGAATGAAAGTTATAATGTCTGGAACAAAAAATGGAATAAAGGAAGATTATGAAAATATCAAAAATGTTGTAAATGAAGGAACTTTAATTATTGATGATGCAAATTCTACTGAACTTAGGAGATTGTTAGATAAATTTAAACCAGATTTACTCATTTCAGGAGCAAAAGAAAAATATATTGCTTTAAAAATGGGAATTGGATTTTGTGATTTTAATCATGATAGAATATCTGCTTTTGCAGGATTTAAAGGATTTTTAGAATTTGCAAAGGAAGTTGATGGGGCTGTTTCTACAAATGTGTGGAATGTTGTAAATAAAGGATTTAATGAATAA
- the argJ gene encoding bifunctional ornithine acetyltransferase/N-acetylglutamate synthase encodes MIIKDDISRGFQNKIKAISGGICAVSDVKVAGVRNGKYGICLISSPESDVAGVFTSNKVTAVPVDYTKKIIEDGKLSAIVANSGNANCFTGNQGIWDCENIVKNVSKSIDIDENEIATASTGVIGRKMPMDIIEDLINRASEKLENSNNASIDGAKAIMTTDTVYKESAVEVTLENGKKVNIGGICKGTGMIAPNMGTMLCFIATDAEADQKTLKKALKQSVDDSFNMVVVDGDESTNDTVLLFANGKSKNKIIQSSSNGSISDSDSYIDKNFQEGLNVLCKDLAKQMAKDGEGATKFIEVEVNGAKTKYDAQIASKSVIESSLVKTAVFGGDPNWGRIVSALGYSGASMDPNNVTIAIAAKKDFVYLVLDGEPLAFEGTDNLKNAEKLMQNEEIKIFIDLNKGKNDATAYGCDLTYDYVKINAEYTT; translated from the coding sequence ATGATAATTAAAGATGATATATCGAGAGGTTTTCAAAATAAAATCAAAGCAATTAGTGGAGGAATCTGTGCTGTTTCAGATGTAAAAGTTGCAGGTGTTCGTAATGGAAAATATGGTATATGTTTAATATCATCTCCAGAAAGTGATGTTGCTGGAGTTTTTACATCAAATAAAGTTACTGCAGTACCAGTTGATTACACTAAGAAAATAATAGAGGATGGGAAATTATCAGCAATTGTAGCTAATAGTGGAAATGCTAATTGTTTCACTGGTAATCAAGGAATTTGGGACTGTGAAAATATTGTTAAAAATGTTTCAAAATCCATAGATATTGATGAAAATGAAATAGCTACAGCTTCTACTGGAGTTATTGGTAGAAAAATGCCAATGGATATTATTGAAGATCTAATCAATAGAGCTAGTGAAAAACTTGAAAATTCAAATAATGCTTCAATTGATGGTGCAAAAGCTATAATGACAACTGATACTGTTTATAAGGAATCTGCTGTTGAAGTTACTTTAGAAAATGGAAAAAAAGTAAATATTGGTGGGATTTGTAAAGGTACTGGTATGATTGCTCCTAATATGGGGACTATGTTATGTTTTATAGCTACTGATGCAGAAGCTGATCAAAAAACATTAAAAAAAGCTTTAAAACAATCTGTGGATGATAGCTTTAATATGGTTGTTGTTGATGGTGATGAAAGTACAAATGATACTGTTCTTCTTTTTGCTAATGGCAAATCTAAAAATAAGATAATTCAAAGTTCTTCTAATGGATCTATATCTGATTCTGATAGCTATATTGATAAAAATTTTCAAGAAGGTTTGAATGTTCTTTGTAAAGATTTAGCTAAACAAATGGCAAAAGATGGAGAAGGAGCTACAAAATTTATAGAAGTAGAAGTTAATGGGGCAAAAACAAAATATGATGCTCAAATTGCTTCTAAATCTGTTATTGAATCCTCTCTTGTTAAAACAGCTGTTTTTGGGGGAGATCCTAATTGGGGTAGAATTGTTTCAGCACTTGGATATTCAGGAGCTTCTATGGATCCAAATAATGTTACAATAGCTATAGCTGCTAAAAAAGATTTTGTTTATTTAGTTCTTGATGGAGAACCTCTCGCTTTTGAAGGAACTGATAATCTTAAAAATGCTGAAAAATTAATGCAAAATGAGGAAATTAAGATATTCATTGATTTAAACAAAGGAAAAAATGATGCTACAGCATATGGTTGTGATTTAACTTATGATTATGTTAAAATTAATGCAGAATATACTACTTGA